A genomic window from Thermococcus nautili includes:
- a CDS encoding ubiquitin-like small modifier protein 1, which produces MKVTVRYFARYRSLVGKSEEELEVPDGITVRELIEILKERHPVLKNEVFAEDDDLADVNVSRNGRYVRFDEILRDGDIVAIFPPVSGG; this is translated from the coding sequence ATGAAGGTTACCGTTCGCTACTTCGCCCGCTACCGCTCCCTCGTCGGCAAGAGCGAGGAGGAACTTGAGGTCCCCGACGGGATAACGGTGCGGGAGCTTATAGAAATCCTCAAGGAGAGGCACCCAGTTCTCAAGAACGAGGTCTTCGCCGAGGACGATGACTTGGCCGACGTCAACGTCTCGCGGAATGGTCGCTACGTCCGCTTCGACGAGATTCTGAGGGACGGGGATATAGTTGCGATATTCCCCCCTGTGAGCGGTGGTTGA
- a CDS encoding RsmB/NOP family class I SAM-dependent RNA methyltransferase yields the protein MEGNGKSSTFEAFPAELQEYYRKLFGKEAEEIMASLRTPVEKYYIRVNTLKTSRDKLMRILRREGLKPKRSPYLREGIYFEREGPNFPDDYEPGLKVVRANKFASESVYQGANLYAPGVLQADKSIRPGDEVEIRDPRGLLVGIGIAKMSAKEMIVSTRGLAVEVTTPKFKLPSLSELESFKEGLFYAQSLPSMVVAHVLEPSEEELIIDMAAAPGGKTSHIAQLLQNRGEIIAIDKSRNRLRKMEEELKRLGVKNVRLIRMDARKLPELGLQADKILLDAPCTALGIRPKLWESRTPRDIVATARYQRAFIWAAIKSLRPGGVLVYSTCTLSYEENEANVRFMLEKGLKLEEQAVFIGSEGIGLDNVQRFYPNRHLTQGFFIARLRKV from the coding sequence TTGGAAGGGAATGGGAAATCTTCGACCTTTGAGGCCTTTCCGGCGGAGCTTCAAGAGTATTACCGTAAGCTCTTCGGGAAAGAGGCAGAGGAGATAATGGCATCGCTCAGAACACCGGTCGAGAAGTACTATATCCGAGTGAACACCCTAAAGACGAGCAGGGACAAGCTGATGCGAATCCTCAGGCGGGAGGGACTGAAGCCGAAGAGGAGTCCCTACCTCAGGGAGGGCATCTACTTCGAGAGGGAAGGCCCCAACTTTCCAGACGACTACGAGCCGGGGCTGAAGGTCGTCAGGGCCAACAAGTTCGCGAGCGAGAGCGTCTACCAGGGGGCGAACCTCTACGCGCCGGGAGTCCTTCAGGCGGACAAGAGCATAAGGCCCGGCGACGAGGTCGAGATTAGGGACCCGAGGGGACTTCTCGTCGGGATTGGGATTGCCAAAATGAGCGCCAAGGAGATGATAGTTTCGACGAGGGGTTTGGCCGTTGAGGTTACGACTCCAAAGTTCAAACTTCCCAGTTTGAGCGAGCTGGAGAGCTTTAAGGAAGGCCTCTTCTACGCCCAGAGCCTGCCCTCGATGGTGGTCGCCCACGTCCTCGAGCCGAGCGAGGAGGAGCTGATAATCGACATGGCGGCCGCTCCCGGCGGAAAGACGAGCCACATAGCGCAACTCCTTCAGAACAGGGGTGAAATCATCGCGATTGACAAGTCGAGGAACAGGCTTAGGAAGATGGAGGAGGAACTGAAAAGGCTCGGTGTGAAAAACGTCAGGCTCATCAGAATGGACGCGAGGAAACTGCCGGAGCTCGGGCTTCAGGCTGACAAGATACTCCTCGACGCCCCGTGCACCGCCCTGGGAATAAGGCCGAAGCTCTGGGAGAGCAGGACGCCGAGGGACATAGTGGCTACGGCCCGCTACCAGAGGGCCTTCATCTGGGCCGCGATAAAGTCACTCCGCCCGGGAGGAGTTCTGGTTTACTCGACCTGCACGCTGAGCTATGAGGAGAACGAGGCAAACGTCAGGTTCATGCTGGAGAAGGGCCTGAAGCTGGAGGAGCAGGCCGTTTTCATAGGCTCCGAAGGAATCGGACTTGACAATGTTCAGCGCTTCTATCCAAACAGGCACTTAACCCAGGGCTTCTTCATAGCAAGGCTCAGGAAGGTGTGA
- a CDS encoding CDP-2,3-bis-(O-geranylgeranyl)-sn-glycerol synthase, producing MGLESIFWAFWYILPAYVANASPVLVGGGRPIDGGRKWRDGKRLLGDGKTWRGFIGGVAIGTLVGVIQYFITPDFYGSLVTAVKLAFLLSFGALVGDLVGSFFKRRANLPRGAPAIGLDQLGFLISALAFAYPVKTLSSGQIIFLLVVSPFVHWGANYFAYRMGWKSVPW from the coding sequence ATGGGGCTGGAGTCCATCTTTTGGGCGTTCTGGTACATCCTTCCCGCTTACGTAGCCAATGCTTCCCCGGTACTCGTTGGAGGGGGGAGGCCGATAGACGGTGGACGGAAATGGAGGGACGGAAAACGGCTTCTCGGCGACGGGAAGACCTGGAGGGGCTTCATCGGTGGTGTCGCTATAGGGACGCTCGTTGGGGTAATCCAGTACTTTATAACGCCGGACTTCTACGGCTCTCTTGTGACTGCCGTTAAGCTGGCCTTCCTGCTATCCTTCGGTGCCCTTGTCGGCGACCTCGTTGGTAGCTTCTTCAAGAGGCGCGCGAACCTTCCGCGCGGTGCCCCGGCGATAGGCCTCGACCAGCTCGGCTTTCTCATAAGCGCCCTGGCCTTCGCCTACCCAGTCAAGACCCTTTCCAGCGGGCAGATTATATTCCTCCTCGTCGTCTCGCCTTTCGTTCACTGGGGGGCCAACTACTTCGCCTATAGAATGGGTTGGAAGAGTGTTCCCTGGTGA
- a CDS encoding LEA type 2 family protein — MIKKLVAIVLLALLLWGAYIAYALLSSPPKFTARWGNVTEASTEVVIQGEWSKPIILPVSMNNVTMNFMGLTVAWTDRVKLSEKNALVVLGIDNHNLVRALFDYLNNGQNGTAKISFNGRLLKVIPLKFSVKRNVHMDLLGKLNFTAESKPILGGLAYTPALLSTKVRWGGEKGNRGILIADMEFYNPNSFPIPVANLTFDLYANGIKIGTGYLPKSTVIPAKGYATVTAVIELDENVLPKVWTLHVKNGEESTVEVQITLSTTILGNTVQIPLKTEKKVVKTNIMEGINEALSQLTRG; from the coding sequence ATGATAAAGAAGCTCGTTGCAATCGTGCTCCTGGCACTGCTCCTGTGGGGGGCCTACATCGCCTACGCGCTCCTGAGCTCACCTCCAAAGTTCACGGCCCGCTGGGGCAACGTGACCGAGGCAAGCACCGAGGTCGTCATCCAGGGCGAATGGAGCAAGCCCATCATCCTCCCGGTTTCAATGAACAACGTCACGATGAACTTCATGGGGCTTACTGTTGCATGGACCGACAGGGTGAAACTGTCAGAGAAAAACGCTCTCGTCGTCCTCGGCATAGACAACCACAACCTCGTGAGGGCGCTCTTCGACTACCTCAACAACGGGCAGAACGGGACGGCGAAGATTTCCTTCAACGGCAGGCTCCTGAAGGTGATTCCCCTGAAGTTCAGCGTGAAGCGCAACGTCCACATGGACCTGCTTGGGAAGCTCAACTTCACTGCGGAGAGCAAGCCAATCCTTGGAGGCCTCGCGTACACCCCAGCCCTGCTGAGCACCAAAGTCCGCTGGGGCGGGGAGAAGGGAAACAGGGGAATACTCATCGCCGATATGGAGTTCTACAACCCCAACTCGTTCCCGATTCCGGTGGCAAACCTGACGTTTGACCTCTACGCGAACGGAATCAAGATTGGAACCGGCTACCTGCCGAAGTCCACGGTCATTCCCGCAAAGGGATACGCGACCGTCACAGCCGTCATAGAGCTCGATGAGAACGTCCTGCCGAAGGTCTGGACCCTCCACGTGAAGAACGGCGAGGAGAGCACCGTTGAAGTCCAGATAACGCTCTCGACGACCATCCTCGGCAACACGGTCCAGATACCGCTCAAAACCGAGAAGAAGGTTGTAAAGACCAACATAATGGAGGGCATCAACGAGGCGCTCTCCCAGCTCACGCGGGGATGA
- a CDS encoding ThiF family adenylyltransferase, whose translation MLSERELERYDRQIMIFGEEGQEKLKRAKVAVVGVGGLGSPVAYYLASAGIGTLLLIDEQKPELSNLNRQILHWEEDLNKNPKPLSAKWKLERFNSDIRIETFVGKLTAENVEEVLEGVDVIVDCLDNFETRFLLDDYSQKKGIPLVHGAVEGTFGQVTTIVPGKTKNLREIFPSVREKKGKFPIIGATAGVVGSIQAMEVIKLLTGLGEPLLNRLLLVDLAYNTFDVVELR comes from the coding sequence ATGCTGAGCGAGAGGGAACTGGAAAGATACGACAGGCAGATAATGATTTTTGGGGAGGAAGGGCAGGAGAAGCTGAAGAGAGCCAAGGTGGCCGTCGTCGGCGTTGGCGGTCTCGGAAGTCCGGTAGCTTATTACCTTGCTTCTGCCGGAATCGGGACGCTCCTTCTCATAGACGAGCAGAAGCCCGAGTTAAGCAACCTCAACAGGCAGATACTCCACTGGGAGGAGGATTTAAACAAGAACCCCAAGCCCCTCTCGGCGAAGTGGAAGCTTGAGAGGTTTAACTCCGACATAAGGATAGAGACCTTCGTCGGGAAGCTCACGGCGGAGAACGTTGAGGAAGTCCTTGAAGGCGTTGACGTCATCGTTGACTGCCTCGACAACTTCGAGACGCGCTTTCTTCTCGACGACTACTCGCAGAAAAAGGGTATCCCTCTTGTTCACGGGGCCGTCGAGGGGACGTTCGGTCAGGTGACGACGATAGTTCCCGGAAAGACGAAGAACCTGCGCGAGATTTTTCCGAGTGTCAGGGAAAAGAAGGGGAAGTTCCCCATAATCGGGGCAACCGCAGGTGTCGTCGGCTCAATCCAGGCGATGGAGGTCATAAAGCTCCTCACGGGTCTCGGCGAGCCACTTCTCAACAGGCTCCTCCTCGTGGACCTGGCCTACAACACCTTCGACGTCGTCGAGCTCAGGTAG
- a CDS encoding DUF3201 domain-containing protein: protein MNVKEIHEFLNRLWDDIFTLNDELKAELPEKGFKVEDVEEVFGAYIFLDGEWVRMDYPHPAFEVKPQIEVGATPESYYFVVAVPKERISEGFLSLFLELFPRSFIYGSENFLSDVYNWRRDGRVSPREVLERIEGSGEKVFQFEANFGSLEALKKGLERLIDVGREWEIFDL from the coding sequence ATGAACGTTAAGGAAATCCACGAGTTTCTCAACCGGCTGTGGGACGACATATTCACGCTCAACGATGAACTCAAAGCCGAGCTTCCGGAGAAGGGCTTCAAGGTGGAAGATGTAGAGGAGGTCTTTGGAGCCTACATATTCCTCGACGGCGAGTGGGTCAGGATGGACTACCCGCACCCTGCCTTCGAGGTAAAGCCCCAGATTGAGGTAGGTGCGACGCCCGAGAGCTACTACTTCGTCGTTGCCGTTCCAAAGGAGAGGATAAGCGAGGGCTTTTTGAGCCTGTTCCTTGAACTCTTCCCGAGGAGCTTCATCTACGGGAGTGAGAACTTCCTGAGCGACGTTTACAACTGGAGGCGCGACGGAAGGGTCTCGCCGAGGGAGGTCCTTGAGAGGATTGAGGGGAGCGGGGAGAAGGTCTTCCAGTTCGAGGCGAACTTCGGAAGTTTAGAGGCGCTCAAAAAAGGCCTTGAGAGGCTGATTGACGTTGGAAGGGAATGGGAAATCTTCGACCTTTGA